The Halobacterium hubeiense genome contains the following window.
GCGCTGCTGACCGCCCACCACACCGGGAACTTCGGCGACGCGGAGTACGGCGGCGAGGACCGCGCGCTCGCGGCCGCCTGCCCGAACGCCCACCGCGAGGTCGTGGACGCGCTCCGCGAGCACGCGCCGGACGGCTACGAGGTCGGGATGGAGTGCACGCACCACGGTCCCACCGAGACCAGCGTGCCGTCGATGTTCGTGGAGCTCGGCAGCGACGAGTCGCAGTGGGACGACCCCGAGGGCGCGAGAGCAGTCGCGGAAGCCGTCCTCGACCTCCGCGGCGTCGACGCGCGCTCCGAGCGCGCGCTCGTCGCGTTCGGCGGCGGGCACTACGCGCCCCGCCCCACGCGCATCGTCAGGGAGACCGACTGGGGCGTCGGCCACGTCGCCGCCGACTGGTGTCTGAATGACCTCGGCGACCCCGAGGCCCACCGCGACGTCGTCGAGCGGATGTTCGAGGCGAGCGGCGCGGAGCACGCCGTCGTGGACGGCGACAAACCCGCCGTCGAGCGCGTCGTCTCCGAGTTGGGCTACCGCGTCGTCAGCGAGACGTGGGTCCGGGAGACCGACGGGGTCCCCCTCGACCTCGTGGACAGCGCCGAAGACCACGTCGCGACGGTCGACGACGGCCTCCGCTTCGGCGAGCCAGCGACGGGCTACGAGGGTAGCTACGCGGTCGTGGACCTGCCCGCCGAACTGCTCGACGCCGTCCACGCGACCGACCCCGAGGCGGCCGTCGAGGCAGCAAGTGAGACCGCGCTCGCGTACGCCACCGACGAGAACGGCAACCGGCTCGCCGGCCCCGCCGCGTTCGCCGACGACGACGCCTACGACGCGTTCCTCGCTCGGGTCGCAGACATTCTGGAGCGCGACTACGACGTGACCCGCGAGGACGCCACGCTGACCGCGACGCGGGAGTCGTTCGACCCCGCCGCCGCCAGCGAACTCGGCGTTCCCGAAGGCCCGAAGTTCGGGAAGCTCGCCGGGGGTGAACCGGTGGACATCGACGGCGCGGAAATCCGGCCGGCCGACGTCACCACCACGGAGACCACCTCCGTTTCGGTCGGCTTCCGCGAGCGGACGCGTGAGCGCGTGCGACGCCCGTCCGACGCCGAGGGGAAAGGTAATTAAGCCTCACACGCTACCCGTTACGCAACAATGGACTCGATTGTGCAGGACGCCATCGACGAAGCCGAGGAGGACTCGGCTTCGGAGGGCGGCGGCACCCCAGCCGAGGGCGCGTCCGCCAGCGTTCCAACCGGGGAGATGACCGACGACGAACTCGAAGACGTCCTCCAGGAACTCCAGACGAGCATCACCGTCGTGGGCTGTGGCGGCGCCGGCTCGAACACCATCGACCGCATGTTCGAGGAGGGCATCCACGGCGCGTCGCTGGTCGCCGCGAACACCGACGTCCAGCACCTCGTCGAAATCGAGGCCGACACCAAGATTCTCATGGGCCAACAGAAGACCCAGGGCCGGGGCGCCGGCTCGCTCCCGCAGGTCGGCGAGGAAGCCGCCCTCGAATCACAGGACGAAATCCGGGACTCCATCGAGGGCTCGGACATGGTGTTCGTCACCGCCGGCCTCGGCGGCGGCACCGGCACCGGCTCCGCGCCCGTCGTCGCGAAGGCCGCCCGCGAGGCCGGCGCGCTCACCATCGCCATCGTCACCACGCCGTTCACCGCCGAAGGCGAGGTCCGCCGCACGAACGCCGAAGCCGGCCTCGAACGCCTCCGCGACGTCGCCGACACCGTCATCGTCGTCCCCAACGACCGCCTCCTCGACTCGGTCGGCAAGCTCCCCGTCCGAGAGGCGTTCAAGGTCTCGGACGAAGTCCTCATGCGCTCCGTGAAGGGCATCACAGAACTCATCACCAAGCCCGGCCTCGTCAACCTCGACTTCGCCGACGTTCGGACTGTCATGGAGAAGGGCGGCGTCGCCATGATCGGCCTCGGCGAAGCCGACTCCGACGCCAAGGCCGCCGACTCCGTCAAGTCCGCGCTGCGCTCCCCGCTGCTCGACGTCGACATCTCCTCCGCGAACTCCGCGCTCGTCAACGTGACCGGCGGCCCCGACATGAGCATCGAGGAGGCCGAGGGCGTCGTCGAACAGCTCTACGACCGCATCGACCCCGACGCCCGCATCATCTGGGGGACCAGCGTCGACGAGGACATCGAAGGCGAGATGCGCACCATGGTCGTCGTCACCGGTGTCGACTCCCCGCAGATTTACGGCCGCAACGACGCCCCCGAACCCGAACCGGAGCCGGACGGCGGCGACAGCGAAATCGACGACATCGACTACGTCGAATAGTACCTTTTTCCGCCTCGGGTGTCCTCGCTCCCGCTGGTCGCTGCGGGCACCACTTGGCGCAAAAAGCTACGCTAAAAAGACCCGCCGTCGCGGGGCTCCGCCCCGCTCCGGCGGTGAACAGCGCGCTACGCGCGCTGATGCCGACGTCCTGCCGCGACTGCTCTCTACTCGATTTCGAGTTCGCCGCTCTCGCTGGCTGTGTCGCCGTCCTCGGGCCACTCGAGTTCGAACTCGACGCTCAGTTCCTTCGGGCCGTCGGTCGCCCCCTCGCGTTCGGCTTTGACCTCGAACGTCGGACGGCTCGGCGGGTCGAGCGTGACCTCGTCGCCGCCCGCTTTCAGCGTGATTCCCTTGCCGGATTCGAGGTTGTCGGCGATAGTGCGGAGGTAGGTGGCGATTTCCTCGCGGCTGCGATCGCTCTCGGACTCGAACAGGACTTCTTCGGGCATACGAGCCGACAGTACGCCGGCCGAACGGATAAACGAGCGGGCCGCCGGTCTCGCTCGGCATCAATAGATAAAAGAGCGCTCGCCGACTCAACACGTGTATGGACGTTCCCCTAGAGCTTTCCGCGTATACGCGCGTGCTCCGGCTGGCGAGCACGCCGTCGTGGGAGGAGTTCTCCCAGATTTCGAAAATCGCTGGCGCCGGCATCCTGCTGGTCGGACTGCTGGGCTTCGTCATCTTCCTGGTGATGGAAGGCGTCACGTCGGTGATATAAGATGGGCGTGTACGCCGTCAAGACCACTGCGAGCCAGGAGCAGACCGTCGCCAGCATGATTGCCAACCGCGAGGCCGACGAGATTCACGCGGTGCTGGCGCCGGACGCGCTCACCAGCTACGTGATGGTCGAAGCAGACGACCACAACATCATCGAGCGCGTGATGGAGGAGATTCCCCACGCGCGCAGCCTCGTCCCCGGTGAGTCCGGCATCAGCGAGGTCGAGCACTTCCTCTCCCCGAAGCCCGACGTCGAGGGCATCGCGGAGGGCGACATCGTCGAACTCATCGCCGGCCCGTTCAAGGGCGAGAAGGCCCAGGTCCAGCGCATCGACGAGAGCAAAGACCAGGTCACCGTCGAACTGTACGAGGCGACCGTCCCGATTCCCGTGACGGTGCGGGGCGACCAGATTCGCGTGCTCGACTCCGAAGAACGCTAGCGCGTTCCGACTCAGTTCTCGCCGGCCGGTTCGACAATCGTGTTCTCGAGCGTGCCGACGCCCTCGTAGGTGATTTCGACGGTGTCGCCGGGTTCGACGAGCCCGGGGTTCGCGGGGCTGCCGAACGCGACGACGTCACCGGGCTGGAACGTGAACCGCTCGGAGAGGAACGAGACGACCTCGTAGGGGTCGAACAGCATCAGTTCGGTGTTGGCTTCCTGCCGGCGCTCGCCCGCGACGTCGGTGTGCATGTCGATGCTCGTGGGGTCGAGGTCGGTTTCTATCCACGGGCCGAGCGGCCCGGACCCGTCGAAGGCCTTCCGGGCGGTGCGGCCCGGCTGGTCGAGCGCGTCGAGGTCGTTCATGATAGTGAACCCGCGGAGCACGTCCGGCACGTCGGCCTCGTCCACGCGGTGACAGCGCTCGCCGACGACCGCCGCGAGTTCGCCCGCGTACGTCAGTTCGTCGGTGAACGTCGGGTACGGCACGTCGTCGCCGTGGCCGACCACGGAGACCGGCGGTTTGATGAAGAAGTCGGGCTGCTCGGGCCGCTCGTAGTCCATCTGGTCGAGCGTCTCCGCGTAGTTGCGGCCGACGCAGTACAGCGCCGACGGGTCGCAGGGCGGCGCGAGCGTGCCGTCCTCGCCGACGACGTACTCGGCGTCCTCGGTGGCGACGACGCCGTCGCGGTACTCGCCCTCGACGAGGCCGTCGTCGG
Protein-coding sequences here:
- a CDS encoding D-aminoacyl-tRNA deacylase, which gives rise to MIGIVVSRADSASEHIGEQLLEAGDFEQTGAGVYRADGFELREFDDLHIDLDDPATAFDDPDYVVVVSRHAGDTGALLTAHHTGNFGDAEYGGEDRALAAACPNAHREVVDALREHAPDGYEVGMECTHHGPTETSVPSMFVELGSDESQWDDPEGARAVAEAVLDLRGVDARSERALVAFGGGHYAPRPTRIVRETDWGVGHVAADWCLNDLGDPEAHRDVVERMFEASGAEHAVVDGDKPAVERVVSELGYRVVSETWVRETDGVPLDLVDSAEDHVATVDDGLRFGEPATGYEGSYAVVDLPAELLDAVHATDPEAAVEAASETALAYATDENGNRLAGPAAFADDDAYDAFLARVADILERDYDVTREDATLTATRESFDPAAASELGVPEGPKFGKLAGGEPVDIDGAEIRPADVTTTETTSVSVGFRERTRERVRRPSDAEGKGN
- the ftsZ gene encoding cell division protein FtsZ produces the protein MDSIVQDAIDEAEEDSASEGGGTPAEGASASVPTGEMTDDELEDVLQELQTSITVVGCGGAGSNTIDRMFEEGIHGASLVAANTDVQHLVEIEADTKILMGQQKTQGRGAGSLPQVGEEAALESQDEIRDSIEGSDMVFVTAGLGGGTGTGSAPVVAKAAREAGALTIAIVTTPFTAEGEVRRTNAEAGLERLRDVADTVIVVPNDRLLDSVGKLPVREAFKVSDEVLMRSVKGITELITKPGLVNLDFADVRTVMEKGGVAMIGLGEADSDAKAADSVKSALRSPLLDVDISSANSALVNVTGGPDMSIEEAEGVVEQLYDRIDPDARIIWGTSVDEDIEGEMRTMVVVTGVDSPQIYGRNDAPEPEPEPDGGDSEIDDIDYVE
- a CDS encoding amphi-Trp domain-containing protein, with protein sequence MPEEVLFESESDRSREEIATYLRTIADNLESGKGITLKAGGDEVTLDPPSRPTFEVKAEREGATDGPKELSVEFELEWPEDGDTASESGELEIE
- a CDS encoding protein translocase SEC61 complex subunit gamma, translated to MDVPLELSAYTRVLRLASTPSWEEFSQISKIAGAGILLVGLLGFVIFLVMEGVTSVI
- a CDS encoding transcription elongation factor Spt5, whose product is MGVYAVKTTASQEQTVASMIANREADEIHAVLAPDALTSYVMVEADDHNIIERVMEEIPHARSLVPGESGISEVEHFLSPKPDVEGIAEGDIVELIAGPFKGEKAQVQRIDESKDQVTVELYEATVPIPVTVRGDQIRVLDSEER
- a CDS encoding fumarylacetoacetate hydrolase family protein, whose product is MRLARLRTDDGLVEGEYRDGVVATEDAEYVVGEDGTLAPPCDPSALYCVGRNYAETLDQMDYERPEQPDFFIKPPVSVVGHGDDVPYPTFTDELTYAGELAAVVGERCHRVDEADVPDVLRGFTIMNDLDALDQPGRTARKAFDGSGPLGPWIETDLDPTSIDMHTDVAGERRQEANTELMLFDPYEVVSFLSERFTFQPGDVVAFGSPANPGLVEPGDTVEITYEGVGTLENTIVEPAGEN